A DNA window from Streptococcus sp. LPB0220 contains the following coding sequences:
- the trkA gene encoding Trk system potassium transporter TrkA, with amino-acid sequence MKIIVVGGGKVGTALCRSLVAENHDVILIEKDESVLNHITKRFDIIGILGNGANFKILEQADVEDCDIFISMTEYDEVNMVSAVLAKKMGAKETIVRVRNPEYSNSYFKEKNILGFSLVVNPELLTARYIANIIDFPNALSVEHFANGRVALMEFKIKPDSNLCNMSLSQFRKKYGNVIVCAIERGNELTIPNGDFVLQPQDKIFVTGNRIEVVLFHNNVRPQVIKSMMMIGAGKIAYYLLNILQDVRRKIDLKVIEVNRERAEFFSQEFPDLYVVHGDGTAKDILLEESANNFDAVATLTGVDEENIITSMFLDSVGVKKNITKVNRTSLLEIIGDQDMTSIVTPKRIAVDTIMHFIRGRYNAQFSNLEALHHVANGRIETLQFQIKEDNKLTQYPLSELKLKKGVLIAAIIRNGKAIFPNGDDRLMVGDRIIVTTLIQNVTKIYDLLER; translated from the coding sequence ATGAAAATTATTGTTGTTGGTGGAGGAAAGGTCGGAACGGCCCTTTGTCGTTCTCTCGTTGCTGAAAACCACGATGTTATTTTGATCGAAAAAGACGAATCCGTTCTTAACCATATTACCAAACGATTTGATATCATTGGAATTTTAGGAAATGGGGCAAACTTCAAGATCTTGGAGCAAGCGGATGTTGAAGACTGCGACATCTTCATTTCCATGACCGAGTACGATGAAGTGAATATGGTCTCTGCTGTTTTGGCTAAAAAAATGGGAGCCAAAGAGACCATCGTTCGGGTGCGGAATCCTGAATATTCCAATTCCTACTTCAAGGAAAAAAATATCTTGGGCTTCTCCCTGGTTGTCAATCCGGAATTGCTGACAGCTCGATATATTGCCAATATCATTGACTTCCCAAATGCCCTTTCTGTGGAGCATTTTGCCAATGGTCGGGTAGCCTTGATGGAATTTAAGATCAAGCCAGATAGCAATCTCTGCAATATGAGCCTCTCCCAATTCCGGAAGAAATACGGAAATGTCATTGTTTGCGCAATCGAGCGTGGCAACGAACTCACCATTCCAAACGGAGACTTTGTCTTACAACCTCAAGACAAGATTTTCGTAACAGGTAATCGGATCGAGGTCGTTCTCTTCCACAACAATGTCCGACCTCAAGTCATTAAGAGCATGATGATGATTGGTGCTGGAAAAATTGCCTACTATCTGCTCAATATTCTCCAGGATGTGCGTCGCAAAATCGATCTCAAGGTCATCGAGGTCAATCGCGAACGAGCTGAATTCTTTAGCCAAGAATTCCCTGACCTCTATGTCGTCCATGGAGACGGAACTGCTAAAGACATTCTTTTAGAAGAGAGTGCCAATAACTTTGATGCTGTGGCTACTTTGACAGGGGTCGATGAAGAAAACATCATCACCTCCATGTTCTTGGATTCTGTCGGAGTCAAAAAGAACATTACCAAAGTCAACCGAACCAGTCTGTTGGAGATCATTGGCGATCAGGATATGACCAGTATTGTCACTCCAAAACGCATCGCTGTAGACACCATTATGCACTTTATTCGCGGGCGCTACAATGCACAGTTCTCAAACCTAGAAGCCTTGCACCATGTCGCAAACGGCCGGATTGAAACCTTGCAGTTTCAAATTAAGGAAGACAACAAACTAACCCAATATCCCCTCTCTGAATTGAAATTGAAGAAGGGCGTTTTGATCGCTGCCATTATTCGAAACGGCAAGGCTATTTTCCCGAATGGGGATGACCGTTTGATGGTAGGGGATCGGATTATCGTGACCACCTTGATTCAAAATGTCACTAAAATCTACGATCTACTTGAGAGGTAA
- a CDS encoding tRNA (cytidine(34)-2'-O)-methyltransferase, producing the protein MNIEELDYQESAAQNHIVLFQPQIPQNTGNIARTCAATNSPLHIIRPMAFPIDDRKMKRAGLDYWDKLDVRFYDSLEEFMEAASDGQVHLVSKFANQTYSDVSYQDGKSHYFLFGREDKGLPEEFMRQHEEKAIRIPMNDEHVRSLNVSNTVCMIVYEALRQQGFKGLELSHRYEHDKLK; encoded by the coding sequence ATGAATATTGAAGAACTGGACTACCAAGAGTCAGCTGCTCAAAACCACATCGTCTTGTTCCAACCTCAGATTCCACAAAATACGGGAAATATTGCACGGACTTGTGCGGCGACCAATTCCCCCTTGCATATCATACGACCCATGGCTTTTCCGATCGATGATCGCAAAATGAAGCGAGCAGGACTCGATTATTGGGACAAGCTGGATGTCCGTTTTTATGATAGCCTAGAAGAGTTTATGGAAGCAGCGAGCGACGGTCAGGTACACCTAGTGTCCAAGTTTGCAAATCAGACCTATTCGGACGTTTCTTATCAGGATGGGAAGTCCCATTATTTCTTGTTTGGACGCGAAGATAAAGGATTGCCGGAAGAATTTATGCGCCAGCACGAAGAGAAGGCCATTCGCATTCCGATGAATGACGAGCATGTCCGTAGTTTAAATGTCTCCAATACCGTCTGCATGATTGTCTATGAGGCTCTCCGCCAGCAGGGCTTTAAGGGGCTGGAGTTGAGCCATCGTTATGAGCACGACAAGCTCAAATAA